The Vibrio tarriae genome includes a window with the following:
- a CDS encoding methyl-accepting chemotaxis protein codes for MATMSFKPWERVITDVRLVPKMVMLMVFSTVLIIGKQLWDAHTFYQSLLAATHSVEVAQQHYDNYLVQVFWQTLLLIVVFVVLLLFAARVMLRQTQYLNDVIKLMAQRNLSEPIIMDCKDEYGDVARELEKTRRQLQDLIKLQIDASQELTSLTEVMAMSMSETKDSAQEEFNEIDQLATAMSEMSSTVQTVAEHALKASSLTENTSQQAKTGQQFVKSTIHKMNELSKDISASANAVNQVEERVVSISSVVGTIRGISEQTNLLALNAAIEAARAGDAGRGFAVVADEVRNLAQRTQNATVEIQEMISQLQAGANVAVELMEKSVVQAADGVELITNAGSELDGIVNQVQLLNDMNFQIAAAAGQQSNVAEEMNENLNNVRELVEGSVTVMTELLETSEIMQSNAEELDRKITAFRV; via the coding sequence ATGGCAACGATGTCGTTTAAGCCGTGGGAGCGGGTAATCACAGATGTTCGTCTCGTCCCGAAAATGGTGATGCTGATGGTATTCAGCACGGTGTTGATCATTGGCAAGCAACTCTGGGATGCGCATACTTTTTACCAATCCTTGTTGGCTGCCACCCATAGTGTGGAAGTCGCACAGCAGCACTACGATAACTATTTGGTGCAAGTGTTCTGGCAAACCTTACTGTTGATTGTGGTGTTTGTGGTGTTGTTGCTGTTTGCTGCGCGTGTGATGTTGCGCCAAACCCAATATCTAAATGATGTGATCAAACTGATGGCGCAGCGTAATCTCTCAGAGCCGATCATTATGGATTGTAAAGATGAGTATGGGGATGTAGCACGCGAGCTTGAGAAAACCCGCCGCCAGCTACAAGACCTGATCAAGCTGCAAATTGATGCTTCGCAAGAGTTGACCTCACTCACCGAAGTGATGGCGATGAGTATGTCGGAGACCAAAGATTCAGCGCAAGAAGAGTTCAACGAAATTGACCAATTGGCGACGGCGATGAGTGAAATGTCGTCAACGGTTCAAACGGTAGCGGAACATGCGCTGAAGGCCTCTTCCTTAACCGAAAATACTTCCCAGCAAGCGAAAACGGGTCAGCAGTTTGTGAAAAGCACCATTCATAAAATGAATGAGCTTTCAAAAGATATCAGTGCTTCGGCTAATGCGGTAAACCAAGTTGAAGAGCGTGTGGTGTCAATCAGTAGTGTTGTGGGCACAATTCGAGGTATTTCAGAACAAACCAACTTGCTGGCGCTGAATGCAGCGATTGAAGCGGCGCGTGCAGGGGATGCGGGGCGCGGTTTCGCGGTGGTTGCTGATGAAGTGCGTAACTTGGCGCAGCGTACGCAAAACGCGACTGTTGAAATTCAAGAGATGATTTCACAACTGCAAGCCGGTGCTAATGTCGCTGTCGAACTGATGGAAAAAAGTGTAGTGCAAGCCGCGGATGGAGTAGAGCTGATTACCAACGCTGGCAGCGAGTTGGATGGCATCGTTAATCAGGTTCAATTACTCAATGATATGAACTTCCAAATTGCCGCGGCAGCAGGCCAGCAAAGTAATGTGGCCGAAGAGATGAACGAAAACCTCAACAATGTGCGTGAGTTGGTGGAAGGTTCGGTCACCGTGATGACTGAGCTGCTCGAAACCTCAGAAATCATGCAAAGTAACGCTGAAGAGCTGGATAGAAAAATTACCGCATTTCGCGTGTAA
- the glnE gene encoding bifunctional [glutamate--ammonia ligase]-adenylyl-L-tyrosine phosphorylase/[glutamate--ammonia-ligase] adenylyltransferase, with product MSLPSALLPTAELHYQSLISEHPHIANWPSPVLSQLRYVLGLSQFVAQTLQRDDQLCQVLPSLLAEPSREQYYRSELAQWLAECQDEAVAQKRLRQFRNQEMVYIAWRDFCASWTLEESLSHLSQLAEALIFESYQWLYQRCCLEMGTPCNAQGEAQPMLIIGMGKLGGGELNFSSDIDLIFTYPENGETQGARRSIANAQFFTRLGQRLIKLLDQSTPDGFCYRVDMRLRPFGDSGPLAMSYAALEDYYQEQGRDWERYAMIKARVMGREMYPQYQELRQMLRPFVFRRYIDFSAIQSLRRMKSMISSEVRRRGLSNNIKLGAGGIREVEFIAQVFQLIRGGREPSLRKRGLLETLDAIAELELLTREQVQDLRDAYRFLRRLENLLQAMADKQTQTLPDKEDDQLRLSIAIGLADWPSLQREVSEHMQRVHRVFATLIGEEDEEEEHTVARHFHELWDMAHKPEVIEHIIEQDLGLSEAGEQIRTINQFKDDLAKRTIGPRGREVLNRLMPKVYQAVFAHPDAEFGLSRVLALLHSIATRTTYLELLDEHPAALVQLVRLCTASPMISEQLARYPILLDELIDPQHLYNPIPLESYQTELRDFLARIPEEDMEQQMEGLRQFKQISILRIAAADIAGVLPVMKVSDHLTYLAEAIVEAVVSQAWLQVSSKYGEPTHLKDRDGRGFAVVGYGKVGGWELGYNSDLDIVFMHDCPVEVNTDGEKSIDGRQFYLRLAQRIIHIFSTRTASGILYEVDTRLRPSGASGLLVSPTDAFDEYQRQEAWTWEHQALVRARMIYGDAPLQQAFANTRHQILCLPREEHKLKQEVVEMRIKMRDHLGGKKAGRFMLKQDEGGITDIEFLAQYLVLRFSHQQPKLTRWSDNVRIFESLMNHQVMSESQAQALTHAYTSMRDQIHRRNLLNQSADVRDSQFVVEREQVIQAWQQWLG from the coding sequence ATGTCACTGCCCAGCGCGCTTTTGCCGACCGCCGAATTGCATTATCAATCACTGATTTCTGAACATCCACACATCGCCAACTGGCCTTCGCCTGTACTGAGTCAATTGCGCTATGTGCTCGGTTTAAGCCAGTTTGTAGCCCAAACCTTGCAGCGTGATGACCAACTGTGTCAGGTGCTCCCCTCGTTATTAGCCGAGCCAAGCCGTGAACAATATTATCGCAGTGAATTAGCGCAGTGGTTGGCCGAGTGTCAGGATGAAGCGGTCGCGCAGAAGCGTTTACGCCAGTTTCGTAACCAAGAGATGGTGTATATCGCATGGCGGGATTTTTGTGCGAGTTGGACCTTGGAAGAGAGCCTTTCTCACCTTTCCCAACTGGCGGAAGCACTGATCTTTGAAAGCTATCAATGGCTCTATCAACGCTGTTGTCTTGAAATGGGCACACCTTGCAATGCGCAAGGGGAAGCGCAGCCCATGTTGATCATAGGTATGGGCAAACTCGGTGGCGGTGAGCTCAACTTCTCCTCCGATATCGATCTGATTTTTACTTATCCTGAAAATGGCGAGACGCAAGGCGCGCGCCGCTCGATTGCCAATGCGCAATTTTTCACACGCTTAGGTCAGCGCTTGATCAAGCTACTGGACCAATCCACACCGGATGGTTTTTGTTACCGAGTGGATATGCGCTTGCGCCCGTTTGGTGACAGCGGCCCACTCGCGATGAGTTATGCCGCATTAGAGGATTACTACCAAGAGCAGGGGCGTGACTGGGAACGCTACGCGATGATCAAAGCGCGAGTGATGGGGCGAGAAATGTACCCGCAATACCAAGAGTTGCGCCAGATGCTGCGCCCGTTTGTGTTTCGACGCTACATCGACTTCAGCGCGATCCAATCCCTACGCCGAATGAAATCCATGATCAGCAGCGAAGTGCGCCGCCGTGGTTTGAGTAACAACATCAAGCTCGGTGCGGGCGGCATTCGTGAAGTGGAATTTATTGCGCAAGTGTTCCAATTGATCCGCGGTGGCCGCGAGCCAAGCCTGCGCAAACGCGGCTTGCTAGAAACCTTGGATGCGATTGCGGAGCTTGAACTGCTAACGCGCGAACAAGTGCAAGATTTGCGTGATGCTTACCGCTTTTTGCGCCGCTTAGAAAACTTGCTGCAAGCGATGGCCGATAAGCAAACCCAAACGTTACCGGATAAAGAAGACGATCAACTGCGCCTTTCGATCGCAATCGGATTGGCCGACTGGCCAAGTTTACAGCGTGAGGTGAGCGAACACATGCAGCGCGTGCATCGCGTGTTTGCCACCTTGATTGGCGAAGAAGATGAAGAAGAGGAGCACACGGTAGCTCGTCATTTCCATGAGCTGTGGGATATGGCGCATAAACCGGAAGTGATTGAACACATCATTGAGCAGGATCTTGGGTTGAGCGAAGCGGGTGAGCAAATTCGCACCATCAATCAATTTAAAGATGATCTGGCGAAACGCACCATTGGCCCGCGTGGGCGCGAGGTGCTTAATCGGTTAATGCCGAAAGTGTATCAGGCCGTGTTTGCTCATCCCGATGCAGAATTTGGTTTGTCGCGTGTATTGGCATTGCTGCACAGTATCGCCACACGCACCACTTACCTTGAACTGCTCGATGAGCATCCTGCTGCTTTGGTGCAATTGGTGCGCTTGTGTACCGCTAGCCCAATGATTTCTGAGCAGCTCGCGCGTTATCCTATCTTGCTTGATGAGCTGATTGATCCACAGCATCTGTATAACCCAATTCCATTGGAGTCTTATCAAACCGAGCTGCGGGATTTTCTGGCGCGCATTCCAGAAGAAGATATGGAGCAGCAGATGGAAGGGCTGCGCCAATTTAAGCAGATCTCTATCCTGCGCATTGCCGCAGCGGATATCGCTGGCGTGCTTCCGGTGATGAAAGTGAGTGACCACTTAACCTATCTTGCCGAAGCGATTGTTGAAGCGGTCGTGAGTCAAGCTTGGTTGCAAGTGAGCAGTAAATACGGCGAACCTACTCATCTCAAAGATCGTGATGGCCGAGGTTTTGCGGTGGTGGGCTATGGCAAAGTCGGAGGCTGGGAGCTGGGGTATAACTCCGACCTCGACATCGTATTTATGCACGACTGCCCAGTTGAGGTGAACACGGATGGCGAGAAAAGCATTGATGGCCGCCAGTTCTATCTACGTTTAGCGCAGCGCATCATCCATATTTTCTCTACCCGCACAGCCTCGGGTATTTTGTATGAAGTCGATACCAGACTGCGCCCCTCTGGTGCATCAGGCTTGCTCGTGAGTCCAACCGATGCCTTTGATGAATATCAGCGTCAAGAAGCGTGGACTTGGGAGCATCAAGCCCTAGTTCGCGCGCGGATGATCTATGGTGATGCGCCGCTGCAACAAGCGTTTGCCAACACACGGCATCAGATTCTCTGTTTGCCCCGAGAGGAGCACAAGCTTAAACAAGAAGTGGTCGAGATGCGGATCAAAATGCGTGATCATCTCGGCGGTAAAAAAGCGGGGCGCTTTATGCTCAAGCAAGATGAAGGCGGGATCACCGATATTGAATTTTTAGCGCAATATCTGGTCTTACGCTTTAGTCATCAACAACCTAAGTTAACGCGTTGGTCGGATAACGTACGCATTTTTGAATCCTTGATGAACCATCAAGTGATGAGCGAGTCGCAAGCGCAGGCTCTGACTCATGCCTACACCAGTATGCGTGACCAGATTCATCGCCGTAATTTACTCAATCAATCGGCCGATGTGCGAGATTCACAATTTGTGGTTGAACGTGAACAAGTGATACAAGCTTGGCAGCAGTGGCTCGGTTGA
- the hldE gene encoding bifunctional D-glycero-beta-D-manno-heptose-7-phosphate kinase/D-glycero-beta-D-manno-heptose 1-phosphate adenylyltransferase HldE, whose protein sequence is MKPVLPDYSKAGVLIVGDVMLDRYWYGPTGRISPEAPVPVVKVEQSEERPGGAANVAMNIASLGGHAHIIGLTGQDEPANVLANKLTSLKVHCDFVALPDYPTITKLRVLSRGQQLIRLDFEDKFENTDAQLILSRMESALPKVRAVILSDYAKGALEHVQQFIQKAKAAGVPVFIDPKGSDFERYRGASLLTPNMSEFEAVVGKVKSEQELVEKGFALIEKFDLGALLVTRSEHGMTLLRRGLEPFHLPTQAQEVYDVTGAGDTVISVLAASVAAGKALDEACALANAAAGVVVGKLGTSTVSTIELAEAVHGSRDTDYGVISEDALIEAVKKAQARGEKVVMTNGCFDILHAGHVSYLNHAAELGDRLIVAVNTDESVKRLKGPGRPVNSTDRRMAVLAGLGAVDWVVPFSEDTPQRLIAAVLPNLLVKGGDYKPEEIAGGKEVIAAGGEVKVLNFEEGCSTTEIIEAIKGGRG, encoded by the coding sequence ATGAAACCAGTGCTACCTGACTACAGCAAAGCGGGTGTGTTAATTGTCGGTGATGTCATGCTTGACCGTTACTGGTATGGCCCAACGGGACGTATCTCACCGGAAGCACCAGTACCTGTAGTGAAAGTAGAGCAGAGTGAAGAGCGTCCGGGCGGTGCCGCTAACGTTGCGATGAACATCGCTTCTTTAGGTGGTCACGCGCACATCATTGGCCTGACAGGGCAAGATGAGCCGGCGAATGTGCTTGCCAACAAGCTCACCTCACTGAAAGTCCATTGTGATTTTGTGGCGCTGCCGGATTACCCGACCATCACTAAATTGCGTGTATTGAGCCGCGGTCAGCAGTTGATCCGTCTCGATTTTGAAGACAAATTCGAAAATACGGATGCGCAGCTTATCTTATCTCGCATGGAGAGTGCGCTACCTAAAGTGCGCGCGGTGATCCTGTCTGACTACGCGAAAGGTGCGTTAGAGCACGTACAGCAGTTTATTCAGAAAGCCAAGGCGGCTGGTGTACCTGTGTTTATCGATCCTAAGGGCAGCGACTTTGAACGCTATCGCGGTGCATCGCTGCTTACGCCAAACATGTCTGAATTTGAAGCTGTGGTCGGCAAAGTCAAATCTGAGCAAGAGCTGGTTGAAAAAGGTTTTGCCCTGATTGAAAAGTTCGACCTCGGTGCATTACTGGTGACTCGTAGCGAACACGGTATGACTCTGCTGCGCCGTGGACTGGAACCTTTCCATTTACCCACCCAAGCCCAAGAAGTGTATGACGTGACGGGCGCGGGCGATACGGTGATTTCTGTGCTTGCTGCGTCGGTTGCGGCAGGCAAAGCGCTGGATGAAGCCTGTGCGCTTGCCAACGCCGCTGCCGGTGTGGTGGTCGGTAAACTCGGAACATCCACCGTTTCTACCATTGAATTGGCGGAAGCCGTGCACGGTAGCAGAGACACCGACTATGGCGTGATCAGCGAAGATGCTCTGATTGAAGCGGTGAAAAAAGCGCAAGCGCGTGGCGAAAAAGTGGTGATGACCAACGGCTGCTTTGATATTTTGCACGCCGGCCATGTTTCATACCTTAACCATGCAGCAGAGCTTGGCGATCGCTTAATCGTTGCGGTGAACACCGATGAATCGGTGAAACGCTTGAAAGGCCCTGGCCGTCCGGTCAATAGTACCGATCGTCGTATGGCGGTATTGGCCGGTCTTGGCGCGGTGGACTGGGTCGTGCCATTTAGCGAAGATACGCCACAGCGTTTGATCGCAGCCGTATTGCCAAACCTACTGGTGAAAGGTGGTGATTATAAACCGGAAGAGATTGCCGGTGGCAAAGAAGTGATTGCTGCGGGTGGTGAAGTAAAAGTATTGAACTTTGAAGAAGGCTGCTCAACCACGGAAATCATCGAAGCGATCAAAGGTGGTCGTGGTTAA
- the tolC gene encoding outer membrane channel protein TolC, whose product MKKLLPLFVSAALGTLSSAVWAENLAEIYNQAKENDPQLLSVAAQRDAAFEAVTSSRSALLPQINLTAGYNINRSDQDPRESDLLSAGINFSQELYQRSSWVSLDTAEKKARQADSQYAAAQQALILRVAQAYFEVLRAQDNLEFVRAEKAAVGRQLEQTKQRFEVGLSAITDVHDAQAQFDGVLADEVLAENSLTNSYEALREITGQEYSKLSVLDTKRFAASRTTESSEALIEKAQQQNLSLLAARISQDVARDNISLASSGHLPSLTLDGGYNYGNNSNDNAKNTSGEEYNDFKIGVNLSVPLYTGGNTTSLTKQAEFAYVAASQDLEAAYRSVVKDVRAYNNNINASIGALRAYEQAVISAKSALEATEAGFDVGTRTIVDVLDATRRLYDANKNLSNARYDYILSVLQLRQAIGTLSEQDIMDINSGLKVAKK is encoded by the coding sequence ATGAAAAAACTGCTTCCATTATTTGTTAGTGCTGCGCTAGGCACACTAAGCTCTGCCGTTTGGGCAGAAAACCTGGCAGAGATTTATAACCAAGCAAAAGAAAATGACCCCCAATTACTCAGCGTAGCGGCTCAACGTGATGCTGCGTTTGAAGCGGTGACTTCTAGCCGTAGTGCCCTTTTACCACAAATTAATCTGACGGCGGGTTACAATATCAACCGTAGTGATCAAGACCCACGCGAAAGTGATCTTCTCTCTGCAGGCATCAACTTTTCACAAGAACTGTACCAGCGTTCTAGCTGGGTAAGCTTAGACACGGCAGAGAAAAAAGCCCGCCAAGCAGACTCTCAATATGCGGCAGCTCAACAAGCTTTGATCTTACGTGTCGCACAAGCTTACTTTGAAGTGCTCCGCGCTCAAGATAACCTTGAATTCGTACGCGCAGAAAAAGCCGCTGTGGGTCGCCAATTAGAGCAAACCAAACAACGCTTTGAAGTGGGGTTGTCAGCGATTACCGACGTACATGATGCGCAGGCACAGTTCGATGGCGTGTTAGCCGATGAAGTGTTGGCTGAAAATAGCCTCACCAATAGCTATGAAGCTTTGCGTGAAATTACGGGTCAGGAATACTCTAAGCTTTCAGTGCTCGATACCAAGCGTTTTGCCGCGAGTCGTACTACTGAATCGAGTGAAGCTTTGATCGAAAAAGCGCAACAGCAAAACTTGTCGCTGCTTGCCGCTCGTATCAGTCAAGATGTCGCACGTGACAACATTTCGCTTGCTAGCTCTGGCCACCTGCCATCACTAACCTTAGATGGTGGCTACAACTATGGCAACAATAGCAACGACAATGCTAAAAACACTTCAGGTGAAGAGTACAACGATTTCAAAATCGGTGTGAATCTGTCGGTTCCTTTGTACACGGGTGGCAACACCACGTCACTGACCAAGCAGGCTGAATTTGCTTATGTAGCCGCCAGCCAAGATCTGGAAGCCGCTTACCGCTCAGTGGTTAAAGATGTACGTGCGTACAACAACAACATCAACGCTTCGATTGGTGCATTGCGTGCTTATGAGCAGGCAGTGATTTCTGCGAAGTCAGCACTGGAAGCGACCGAAGCAGGTTTTGATGTTGGTACGCGTACCATTGTCGATGTACTCGATGCCACACGTCGTCTGTATGATGCGAACAAGAACCTATCGAATGCTCGCTATGACTACATTCTCAGTGTGCTGCAACTGCGCCAAGCGATTGGTACTCTGAGCGAGCAAGACATAATGGACATCAACTCCGGCCTAAAAGTCGCGAAGAAGTAA
- the nudF gene encoding ADP-ribose diphosphatase, whose translation MQDANQQPVSFNKKDVEILNKETLFKGFFRMVKYRFKHKRFAGGWSEPVEREMFERGHAAAMLPYDPIRDQVVIIEQIRVGALEHAQPWQLEIVAGVIDTDESAEQVVRREAVEEAGLSVGRIEKITSYYPSSGGCSEKLDVFIGEVDCSQAGGIHGLDCEGEDIKVHVMSRTEAYQLVKDGRIENGASIIALQWLALNYQPLQQQWQ comes from the coding sequence ATGCAAGACGCGAATCAGCAGCCAGTCTCTTTTAATAAGAAAGATGTCGAAATCCTTAATAAGGAGACACTGTTTAAAGGCTTTTTCCGCATGGTGAAGTACCGTTTTAAGCATAAACGCTTTGCGGGAGGCTGGAGTGAGCCTGTCGAGCGGGAAATGTTTGAACGTGGTCATGCCGCAGCGATGTTGCCGTACGATCCTATTCGTGACCAAGTGGTGATCATCGAACAGATCCGCGTCGGTGCGCTAGAACATGCACAGCCCTGGCAACTGGAAATTGTCGCTGGAGTGATTGATACCGATGAGAGTGCTGAACAAGTCGTGCGCCGTGAAGCGGTAGAAGAAGCAGGGCTGAGCGTAGGTAGAATTGAAAAAATTACCTCTTATTATCCTTCATCTGGGGGATGTTCTGAAAAATTGGATGTCTTTATAGGTGAAGTTGATTGTTCACAAGCGGGTGGCATTCATGGTTTAGACTGTGAAGGAGAGGACATCAAAGTGCATGTGATGAGTCGGACTGAAGCGTATCAATTGGTCAAAGATGGGCGAATTGAAAATGGAGCATCAATCATTGCCTTACAGTGGTTGGCGCTGAATTATCAGCCATTACAACAGCAATGGCAGTAA
- a CDS encoding DUF1249 family protein, which produces MSQLTVKKPYHVDLPELMRVYETNYAKLNALLPAQPEVGEVRRYQAAQMTYQLQVLEVTKYTTLLEVCQSDDLSVFPLPTMSVRLYHDARVAEVCSSEQLGRVQARYDYPNENMVQPDEKAQLNRFLGDWLTFCLKHGISRSPITLSQ; this is translated from the coding sequence ATGAGTCAATTGACAGTTAAAAAACCATATCATGTTGATCTCCCTGAATTAATGCGGGTATATGAGACCAACTACGCCAAACTGAATGCTCTGCTGCCTGCGCAGCCGGAGGTCGGAGAGGTGCGTCGTTACCAAGCTGCTCAAATGACCTACCAACTGCAAGTGCTAGAGGTCACAAAGTACACAACTTTGTTGGAGGTCTGTCAAAGTGATGACTTGTCAGTATTTCCATTGCCGACCATGTCTGTCAGGCTGTACCACGATGCTCGCGTGGCCGAGGTTTGCAGTAGTGAACAGTTAGGTCGAGTGCAAGCGCGCTATGATTATCCGAACGAAAACATGGTGCAACCCGATGAAAAAGCGCAACTGAATCGCTTTTTAGGCGATTGGCTGACTTTCTGCCTCAAGCATGGCATCAGTCGCAGTCCAATCACCCTATCACAATAA
- the cpdA gene encoding 3',5'-cyclic-AMP phosphodiesterase, producing the protein MFATEEGSLLSVNTADSFAAVVAAIGEEQVEFDAILATGDISQDHTPESYQRFVRGIQPLQKACYWLPGNHDYKPSMHSVLPTQQIQAVEHVLLGEHWQVVLLDSQVVGVPHGKLSEQQLQLLDNKLTEHPERHTLVLLHHHPLLVGSAWLDQHTLKESERFWDVVAKHSNVKAILCGHVHQDMDRLHLGARMMASPSTCVQFKPNSQDFALDNCSPGWRELTLHADGQVSTQVKRLKQGRFLPDFNSNGY; encoded by the coding sequence TTGTTCGCGACGGAAGAGGGGAGCTTGCTCAGTGTGAATACGGCTGACAGCTTTGCGGCTGTGGTTGCGGCCATTGGTGAAGAGCAGGTCGAATTTGATGCCATTCTCGCCACCGGGGATATTTCGCAAGACCATACACCCGAGTCTTATCAACGCTTTGTGCGCGGTATTCAGCCGCTACAAAAAGCGTGTTATTGGCTGCCTGGTAATCATGATTACAAACCGAGTATGCACAGCGTACTGCCCACTCAGCAAATTCAAGCCGTTGAACATGTGCTGCTGGGGGAACATTGGCAAGTGGTGTTACTTGATTCGCAAGTGGTTGGCGTGCCGCATGGCAAACTGAGTGAGCAGCAGTTACAACTGCTGGATAATAAGCTGACCGAGCATCCAGAGCGTCACACTTTAGTGCTGCTGCACCATCATCCGCTCTTGGTGGGAAGCGCTTGGCTCGATCAACACACACTCAAAGAGAGTGAGCGTTTTTGGGATGTTGTCGCTAAGCACAGTAATGTGAAAGCCATTTTGTGTGGCCATGTGCATCAGGATATGGATCGTCTTCATTTGGGAGCACGCATGATGGCGAGCCCCTCGACCTGTGTGCAGTTTAAGCCAAATTCGCAAGATTTCGCGTTAGACAACTGCTCACCCGGCTGGCGTGAATTAACCCTCCACGCGGATGGGCAAGTCAGTACTCAAGTGAAGCGACTTAAACAAGGCCGATTTTTACCTGATTTTAACTCGAACGGATACTGA
- the yqiA gene encoding esterase YqiA yields the protein MTARPALLLYIHGFNSSPLSHKAQVMQQYCQQHRPDIKVVVPKLPSFPAQAAQHLLSVVEQYRAQYRIGLVGSSLGGYLSTWLNAQFGFRAVLINPAVKPYELLADFLGEQVNPYTQEHYVLEACHIDELKALDKPVLKQPSDFWLLQQKGDEVLDYRQAVEKYQAAKQTVEEGGDHSFVDFERYPEQIIHFLEL from the coding sequence ATGACTGCTCGTCCTGCTTTGCTGCTCTACATCCATGGTTTTAACAGCTCACCTTTGTCACACAAAGCGCAAGTGATGCAGCAGTATTGTCAGCAGCACAGGCCTGATATCAAAGTCGTGGTGCCCAAGTTACCGAGCTTTCCAGCGCAAGCGGCGCAGCATCTGTTGTCTGTCGTGGAGCAATATCGCGCGCAATATCGGATCGGGTTGGTCGGTAGTTCATTAGGCGGTTATCTCTCCACTTGGTTAAATGCCCAATTTGGCTTTCGCGCGGTCCTGATCAATCCTGCTGTGAAGCCTTACGAGTTATTAGCCGATTTTCTCGGTGAGCAGGTTAATCCTTACACTCAAGAGCATTACGTGCTCGAAGCGTGTCATATTGATGAGTTGAAAGCGCTCGATAAGCCAGTACTGAAACAGCCAAGCGATTTTTGGCTACTGCAGCAAAAAGGCGATGAAGTGCTGGATTATCGACAAGCGGTTGAGAAGTACCAAGCGGCTAAACAGACCGTGGAAGAGGGCGGTGACCACAGTTTTGTGGATTTTGAACGTTACCCAGAGCAGATTATTCACTTCCTTGAACTTTGA